Part of the Actinopolymorpha sp. NPDC004070 genome, GCAGCGCGGCTTCTGCAGAGGGTCCTGGGCGTCTTTGAGGAGTCCGAGGAGGATGTGTTCGGGCGTCATCTGCGGGTGGCCGAGCCGCCGTCGCTCCTCGCCGGCGAACTGGAAAGCTCGTTTGATCAGGAGTGGTTTGCCGGTGAGTCCGTGCCAGCCGGTTCGACGCGATGCGCGGCGGGTTGCTCGTTCCATGGCGTCGGCGCCGAAAGCTGCCTCCATGTGGTGGCGTACAGCGTCCAGGTCGACGCCGAGGGTTCGGAGGAGGTCGGCGTCGTTGCGCCATGGCGGCGGCAGGATGCCTTCGTCGACCAGGCGGTCGAGCTCGCTGCGGATGGAGGCGACGTCGAGCCCGTGTCTGATCAGCACGTCGGCGGCGTGTGCCGGGTAGGTGGCGAGGGCGGCCAGGATGTGCTCGCAGCCCACGTAGCTGTGCCGCATCCGGTCCGATTCCTGGTTCGCCAGTTCCATGATCTGGCGGGCCGGCTGGGGCCCGTGGTCGAGCATGGTGGCCTACTTCCCGCGTCCGAACAGCCGGCCGCTGGCGTACTTCTGGTGCACGGCCTGCTTGGTGACGCCGAGTTGCTCGGCGATGGTCTTCCAGGTCCAGCCCTTGGTTCGGGCATTGTCGACCTGGAGCGCCTCGAGCACGTCGACAAGCCCGCGGAGCGCCGCGACGGCGGCGAGACCGACTTCTGGATCCTGGCTGCGCGTCGCGTCCGCCAACTTGGTCACCTCGCTCGGAAGGACCTCCGCCATGGCAGTCAACCTAGCTTGACTCCGCTCGCCGGTCAACGTAGCTTGACCTGCTTGGCTGGTGGTCTACGCCAAGGCGACGGACTCGTAGGTAGGAATGACCAGGACGTCAAGGTTCGCGCGCTTTGAACGCCGCTGCCGAGGGACCCTTCTCGGTCGTGGATTCGAAATCCCATGCCCGCTGCCCTGAACTGCCTCTTAGTCTGTCTGACCCGCGAAAACGCCATCCCGAGACACTTTCTGGATCATGCTCAGTGGGTGTCCTGTGGCCCGGCGAAGCTCGGCAGAACTCGCTCGAGGGACTCGACCGGCCGCTACTGGTCTGGACTGTTTTCGTCGGGTTCGTCGGCGTTGGCTTGGCGGTGGCCGTCGGCCGGCCAGACGTGCGCGCCGGCGCCCTGGTCGTGGTGATCGGGACCGAGGTATCCCAGCTCCTCGAGTCGCCGGTCCGCCTCGGTGAGAAGGCGGTGAGCTTGCGCCATCACCGCACGGTCGATCTCGGACAGGCAGATGTCGTCAGTGACCTGTTCATGGCGCCGATTATCGGCACCATG contains:
- a CDS encoding Clp protease N-terminal domain-containing protein, which produces MLDHGPQPARQIMELANQESDRMRHSYVGCEHILAALATYPAHAADVLIRHGLDVASIRSELDRLVDEGILPPPWRNDADLLRTLGVDLDAVRHHMEAAFGADAMERATRRASRRTGWHGLTGKPLLIKRAFQFAGEERRRLGHPQMTPEHILLGLLKDAQDPLQKPRCFNNPWARRRRTNLGLPHRGPSPVRRIVHARGAGLSDLYQAVEAELHATA
- a CDS encoding RNA polymerase subunit sigma-70 produces the protein MAEVLPSEVTKLADATRSQDPEVGLAAVAALRGLVDVLEALQVDNARTKGWTWKTIAEQLGVTKQAVHQKYASGRLFGRGK